The DNA window ATCTTAATTGTATAGTTAAGCGGATAAATTAAGATTAAAATTTAGTTTAGTTAGGTATAAAATCCTGTCTGTTTTTGCAGACAGGATTTTATTTTTTATAAAGTTTTCGAATGTGCTCGAAATGACAATATACTAATAATGATACTTTATTAGTACTAACAACTAATCTGTAGATTCCTCCATCGTATGATACACGTTTTGCACATCATCATCTTCTTCCAATTTTTCTAGAAGTTTTTCAACGTCTTCTGCTTGTTCTGGAGTAATGGTTTTTGTCACTTGTGGAATACGTTCAAATCCTGAAGAAATAATTTCAATTGAATTCGTTTCAAGATACGATTGTATGTTTCCAAAACTTTCAAATGGCGCATAAATCATAACGCTCGTTTGCTCATTTCCTTCTTCATCTTCATCTGTGTCTTCAAAAATTTCTTCAACACCAAAATCGATAAGCTCTAATTCTAATTCTTCTAAATCTAATTCTTCGCCTTTAATTTTAAAATTACAGGTATGGTCAAACATAAAAACGACAGAACCTGAAGTTCCTAAGCTACCATCACATTTGTTAAAGTAAGAACGTACA is part of the Psychroserpens ponticola genome and encodes:
- a CDS encoding YebC/PmpR family DNA-binding transcriptional regulator, with the protein product MGRAFEFRKARKMKRWSAMSKAFTRIGKDIVMAVKEGGPDPDSNSRLRAVIQNAKAVNMPKDNVERAIKKASEKDQGDYKEVLFEGYAQHGIAVLIETATDNNTRTVANVRSYFNKCDGSLGTSGSVVFMFDHTCNFKIKGEELDLEELELELIDFGVEEIFEDTDEDEEGNEQTSVMIYAPFESFGNIQSYLETNSIEIISSGFERIPQVTKTITPEQAEDVEKLLEKLEEDDDVQNVYHTMEESTD